AAAGTTATTCCAGTTACGGTTTGCAGGGCAATGGTGACGGCCAGTAAGATTGCCCCAGCAGAAGCCATGGCGTTGATCTTTCCTAAGGAGACAATTGTGTGATCTGTAAAGGCTGACAGGTGAACCTCTGAGTATGGTGAGTATGGTGCAAGTTGTCTGTGAGGCTCGTCTAGGTATTTGCATGGTTGCCGCCTAAGTGGCCTTGGTTTCCAGGATACTAATGAATGTTAGATTTGCAtcaaacaaaaacataaacataaccaAACGTCTTCCATCCAATGTctacttttttaaaataaaatgttaaccaTTTGACTGGccgaagaccagagcactttttgtgattcggcactgcgtcgctttaactgacaattgcgcggtcgtgcgacatgtctcctttttttccccccaaatagagctttcttttggtggtatttgatcaccaatgcagtttttattttttgtgctataaacaaaaatagagcgaaaattttgaaaaaaaatcaatatttttttactttttgctataataaatatccaatttatttaaaaaaagcaatttttttcttagtttatacTTCTATATATGCCGATGTAAATctacgtgaggcagtcggcaagtggttaaaatggcaaCTTGACCGAAAGAACAAGTCAACATGGAAAATTggaaaggaaaagataagtgataaTTTGCCACAATTTATAtacccgtatatactcgagtataaaccggggcacccaattttaccacaaaaactgggaaaacgtattgactcaagtataagcctagggtgtccatctgcatgcctcactgtgtctcactttgcctcactgtgcccatgcctcactgtgtccatgactagacttacgtttaacatgggagtatatagaaggggtgcccgactttgaaaaattggtgctcccaagCCGtatgtcccccggacaacaaactttgcacacttgtagaggaaggaaGGAGCGCCCGGCGTCTGGAATAATGCAACTCTTGGGTGAACGAATACAATCGTTTATTGAAAGTGAAATAACGTAAAGATCGATCCAACATATTTCTGGGATATTGCCTCCTTCTTTTTCCGGGGCTGTTggactttgaaaaattggtgctcccaagCCGTatgtcccctggacaacaaactttgcacacttgtagaggaagagtgtggctatatgtgtgccaagtttggggtccaggggacctacggccggctggtactgtgtccccaaatccgggagatcaggcgcaaaaaggtgactcgattaAAAGCTGagaggggcattttcagcacaaaaaaaatgttccgaaaacctcggcttatactcgagtatatacggtaattctcTTTACCACAAACAACCTTTGGatggaaagtgaaagaaaaatgagGCATCTTGATTTATGAaatgaaaattcaaaaatatatGGAAACAATGAAAATTAGTAtgattattaaaattattttggtaTGAGACAATCCTCGCGTGTTCTGATGTTACAATATGACTAATTTGAGCTAGAGACCACGCTGGACTGATTTACAGTCACTAGTCGTAATTTTGGTGTGGTGGTGGTGATTTCCCTTTGGAGGTTTGGGCTGCTACCTTACTGGTACGATGGAGACGTCTCTTCAGTAAATACAATTATTGAGTAAGAAGGAAGGAGTGCCGGGTGTCTGGAATAAGGCAACTCCTTTTGCCTCTGCATTATGCAAGTTGGCATTTGCCCTCACCAAAAATCCTGGTACTACCCATCTCCGGTGGCACGTACCAACAGCCCCGGAAAAAGGAGGAGGCAATATGCCAGAAATATGTTGGATCGATCTTTACGTTATTTCACTTTCAATAAACGATTGTATTCGTTCACCCAAGAGTTGCATTATTCCAGACGCCGGGCGCTCCTTCCTTCTTACTCATCTGTATGATATAACACTCAATGATTTATTACTCTACCCAACAAATGTTACACTTATTTTGACTACATATTACGCTGGAAAGCTTACGATCCCCATGTTGGCATCTCTGTTGGCTATGATATGCCAAAAGAATTGTTGATAGCTCTTATTAATAATAACCAACACCAACCCAGCTCTAAGGGTAGCTGAGGGAGAAGAACAAAGGGCGCCACTCTAAGCGTAGTAAATGGATTGATTTTAATGAGCAATATAGGTGTACATACTCACAAGAGTAGGATTGTGACAGCAGGCATGTCAGACAGAGGTTTGTCAAAGTGTCCTCGAAGGGAGTCGATCCATAGGCTTTGCGCTGGTGGAGCTGGTTGCACCTGTGATTGCCGACTTTTCCAGGACTTCAGACACACGGGTGGATGACATCAGTTCCGGGTTAGCGGTGGCCTGATGAAGGAGCGCATGCTCTGAAAACACGTCACCTATGCCCATTGGTCCACGAGACAACCCGGAAGTATCGTCTTCCTCCCGACCCACCGCTAACCCAGAACTGACATCATCCACCCGGCTCCCTGTGTGTCTGATGTCCCAGGAACATCACCGGCACAATCACCGGATAGGCTACCTTCCCGGACACTTTGACAAACCTCTGTCTGACATGCCTGTCACAATCCTACTCTTGTGAGTATGTACACCTATATTGCTCATTAAAATCAATTTACTACGCTTAGAGTGGTGCCTTTGTGCTTCTCCCTCAGCTATCCCAAGACTCGCTTCTCTCCTTCACTGGGCTGCCTTCAATGTGTGCTTTTACTATGGACTGTATGGACTTATCATAGTCGCATGTTTTTAAATATTCCCTTCTCCCACTATTCCCCCAATGTTTTACTTCTTGTTTTAGTTAATGGACATACATTGTGGCTGGTGCAAGCGCCAACTCTTTCCTATGTGTAACCCGGCTCTAAGAACCGTTTTCCTGAGATTTCACCCTGCAGAACCATTTTGAGATGATTTTCCGGAGCTGGGGGTTAGCCTGGATAATGATGGTGGCCTCCAACGTTGGAAAAATTGTGACTGTCAACAACTTAATGTAAATGGTGGGATCAGCAAATGAATGTTCTATGTAGAGAAGGGTCTCGGATACATAAAACACTGTTGACAGTGTAAGGAAGAGGAGCATGGTCCTTATAGCACTGGTGTGAGCCTGGAGCTTTGGACGGGCATATCCAGACTGGTTATGTTTCATTTTCCGGATGTGTCTTATGAGTGAGAAAACTGTGGTGATCAttgagagaaaaataaagaaaaaaggcaaaaaacagTCAAAAATACTTGTTATGGCTACCCAAAGAAGATTATAGGACAACGCATATTCTATGAAGGTGCTATTTCCTGAATATATCTGTTGAGGGATGATTTGGAACTGGAAGGCCAATGGAAAAGTTAGAAGCAGTGACCCCAACCCTgagaggaggagcagagaaggcaggTGGGATGAGAGGGTCCTCTTTATCCATTGGAAGAGCCGGTGGTTGGAGTTGGTGATGGCGGTGCAGTAGTAGGCACAGAGACAGGCGGTGAGCCAAAAGCTGAAGCACATGTGGAATTGATGTAGAAAGGCGAGTGTGGAGCAAAGTTCTTTAATGGAGGAACAGCTTGAGGGCCAATAAATGCTGAATAATATCTGAGACGCCGTAGAACAACGCATAGTGATGTTCACTATTCCCATGACCAGCTGGCTGAGCTCAGGCAGGTTCCACTTCAAACCAGTTTTCACTCTTTTACCATTGATTGCAACAATAACTGAATTCAAAATAATTGCGATTGCTCCTTCTGTAAAGGTGCCGATCGACAGAAGTGCTTTCAGTGATGACATTTCCCTCTGGctgtcttcctctctctctctacaacaATTATCCCTCTACACAATGTTTTATGCATGGTCGGACCAATGCAAATATGGTCTCCTGGCTACTGGTATACATAAGATTTACATAGTATACATAAGATTtacaaagtgaaaaaatatactttttcatGGAGTTCAaccaataagcaaaaaaaataaaataaaaaaataaataaaaccaccaGCTAATCCTGAGAGAGCAGAAAATAAAACCCTTTCTATTGGATACCCCTTGGATCAACGATCTGGGGAGGCATTACTCATAAATATCCATAAGCAATAAGAATGAGGTTCCCAGATTGGCTGCTACCATGGGTTGGGGACAAATCCTGCAAAGTTGAAATTTGCAGTCGTGGCGAATGTAAGTTTACTTTTTAGTTGACTTGTCAGGGAACCATCACCCATGCAGCCAGTTCTCGTGTGCATGCACCAGCTCACAGATGTATTCTGACCCGTAGACAGCGTGCATTCACACATTGGCATGCTTGTGGGCACCAGCACACCCGTAGGCAGGCATTGTGGCGCTTCTGTGAATGCCCAGCCCCAAGAATGGCACCAAGCTGCCTATTTAACCCCTGTGCTGTGGGGTGTGAAGACTAAATTCTCTCGACTAGTTCTCCATCTGCCTGATATTCACTGGTACCTATTCTCCATCTTCCTGCTATCCACTGGTACTTGTTCTCCATCTGCCTGCTATTCACTGGTACCAGTTCTCCATCTTCCTGCTATCCACTGGTACCTGTTCTCCATCTACCTGCTATTCACTGGTACCAGTTCTCCATCTTCCTGCTATCCATTGGTACCTGTTCTCCATCTGCCTGCTATCCACTGGTACCGATTCTCTATCTTCCTGCTATCCACTGGTACCTGTTCTCCATCTGCCTGCTATCCACTGGTACCTGTTCTCCATCTGCCTGCTATTCACTGGTACCGGTTCTCCATCTTCCTGCTATCCACTGGTACCGGTTCTCCATCTTCCTGCTATCCACTGGTACCTGTTCTCCATCTGCCTGCTATCCACTGGTACCTGTTCTCCATCTGCCTGCTATCCACTGTTACCTGTTCTCCATCTGCCTGCTATCCACTGGTACCTGTTCTCCATCGGCCTGCTATCCACTGGTACCTGTTCTCCATCTGCCTGCTATCCACTGGTACCGGTTCTCCATCTTCCTGCTATCCATTGGTACCTGTTCTCCATCTGCCTGCTATCCACTGGTACCGGTTCTCAATCTTCCTGCTATCCACTGGTACCTGTTCTCCATCTGCCTGCTATTCACTGGTACCAGTTCTCCATCTTCCTGCTATCCACTGGTACCTGTTCTCCATCTGCCTGCTATTCACTGGTACCAGTTCTCCATCTTCCTGCTATCCACTGGTACCGGTTCTCCATCTTCCTGCTATCCACTGGTACCTGTTCTCCATCTTCCTGCTATCCACTGGTACCGGTTCTCCATCTGCCTGCTATCCACTGGTACCTGTTCTCCATCTTCCTGCTATCCATTGGTACCGGTTCTACATCTTCCTGCTATCAACTGGTACCTGGTCTCCATCTGCCTGCGGTTCACCTGCTTGCTGTCACCAGTGTCAGCCTGCTCCTGTCTACTGTTCATCAGCTGCTACCTGGCATCTCTGCTCGCTATGATTCACTGACGACCATCTGCTGCCTGCCCGGGAGATCCTGTCCAGCCCTGTGGCTAGAAAGACCCTCAGACATTTGTGCCACTCTGAACTTCTGTTCTACTTGTCTACTCTATCAGGAGCTCCAAGTCAGAGGCTTTCCTCATCATGTCAGGCTCTTCAGCCAGGAACGTGATTGTACTTTTAGAAAGGGGAGTCAGCAATTGCAGCCTATATACATTAGATAATTTAtctagaaggaaaaaaagaaaaaaacatttgagtGACATAAACtagagaaacacacacattgtaataAAGAGGTTTTTCTCCACTAGGTGGAGTTTTCACTCTCGATGAGCCACCTTGTCCCAGAGCAGACCGTTCCCACTAtcatcttcctcagtttaggaacgGCCTGGATGATGATAGCAGCTTCAAGTAAAGGAAAAGGCATGATTAAGAGAAGGATGACGATCATCGTGTCGTATAAAGAGATTTCCGAGAGAAAGAAGattccaagaaaaaaagagatGACAGAGAGAGTGAGAAACATGATCATTGTTCTCGTTGTGTTGATCAGGACTTGGAGGTTGGGACCTTTATTTCCAGAGAAGTTCTG
The Rana temporaria chromosome 6, aRanTem1.1, whole genome shotgun sequence DNA segment above includes these coding regions:
- the LOC120942743 gene encoding taste receptor type 2 member 143-like; the protein is MSSLKALLSIGTFTEGAIAIILNSVIVAINGKRVKTGLKWNLPELSQLVMGIVNITMRCSTASQILFSIYWPSSCSSIKELCSTLAFLHQFHMCFSFWLTACLCAYYCTAITNSNHRLFQWIKRTLSSHLPSLLLLSGLGSLLLTFPLAFQFQIIPQQIYSGNSTFIEYALSYNLLWVAITSIFDCFLPFFFIFLSMITTVFSLIRHIRKMKHNQSGYARPKLQAHTSAIRTMLLFLTLSTVFYVSETLLYIEHSFADPTIYIKLLTVTIFPTLEATIIIQANPQLRKIISKWFCRVKSQENGS